One genomic window of Prochlorococcus marinus str. NATL2A includes the following:
- a CDS encoding bifunctional riboflavin kinase/FAD synthetase, which translates to MPSKHKNCTFILIPLCAPENAKLPTALALGSFDGLHLGHKKVIKAILKEPIGVPTVVSFWPHPREVLFGESRLRLDLPNEKTFLLEPLGIEQLVLVPFNKNLASKSAETFVEEVLVKTLHAKHIAVGENFRFGRNREGDTSTLKKIGTSLGIKISIVPIVEDNHGRLSSSRVRKALNDGDLKHAKYLLKRPYTFRGTVEKGRGLGKKIGWPTANLKIDGRKFLPSLGVYAAWASIASKKERFLAVMNMGPQPTIDPNSLSAVEVHLLDKEINLLGHELIIEPVQRIRLQKKFDNIEALSKQISSDAKLAKEILTQKL; encoded by the coding sequence TTGCCATCTAAGCACAAAAATTGCACGTTTATCTTGATCCCTCTCTGTGCTCCTGAAAACGCAAAACTGCCTACAGCACTAGCCTTAGGTAGTTTTGACGGTCTTCACTTAGGTCATAAAAAAGTAATAAAAGCCATATTAAAAGAGCCAATTGGTGTTCCTACAGTTGTCAGTTTTTGGCCTCACCCACGTGAGGTTCTCTTTGGAGAATCAAGATTAAGATTGGATTTACCAAATGAAAAAACATTCTTACTTGAGCCTCTAGGAATAGAACAACTAGTTTTGGTTCCATTTAATAAAAATCTTGCTTCAAAAAGTGCTGAAACATTTGTAGAAGAAGTTCTAGTAAAAACCCTTCATGCTAAACACATAGCGGTTGGAGAGAATTTTAGATTTGGTCGCAATCGAGAAGGTGACACTTCTACTTTAAAAAAGATTGGTACCTCTCTAGGGATAAAAATTTCTATTGTTCCTATCGTTGAAGACAATCATGGTCGACTTAGTAGTAGCAGAGTACGAAAAGCGCTCAATGACGGTGACTTGAAGCATGCAAAATACCTATTGAAGCGTCCTTACACCTTTAGGGGGACGGTGGAGAAAGGAAGAGGTTTAGGGAAAAAAATTGGATGGCCAACTGCAAATTTAAAAATAGACGGGCGAAAATTCCTTCCATCATTGGGGGTTTATGCAGCTTGGGCTTCCATAGCAAGCAAAAAAGAACGTTTCTTAGCAGTGATGAATATGGGCCCTCAGCCAACTATTGATCCAAACTCCTTATCAGCAGTAGAAGTTCACCTTTTAGACAAAGAAATCAATCTATTAGGACATGAATTAATTATTGAACCTGTTCAAAGAATTAGACTACAAAAAAAGTTTGATAATATCGAGGCACTGAGCAAACAAATAAGTTCAGATGCAAAATTGGCAAAAGAAATACTGACACAAAAGCTTTAA
- a CDS encoding DUF3611 family protein — MADQRDFQLLSLGMRRIGWLRFWIQTILGVVVVGVLLFNNVGSSLARNSERALGLGPGLSLTTLAFILLLFSLWQGWLIVKTGRALGSEARPSRGETSRLLKRGLIVDLVGLVFSSVGYQSLAGALFVQASMQAPGISIGTGMRAMENYPITSLEMLSVLSNTQVLFAHLIGLIFSLWLLQRIFRKN, encoded by the coding sequence ATGGCAGATCAACGCGACTTTCAATTGCTTTCTCTAGGGATGAGAAGAATTGGTTGGCTTCGATTTTGGATTCAAACAATTTTAGGTGTAGTGGTAGTGGGTGTTTTGTTGTTCAACAATGTTGGAAGTAGTTTAGCTAGAAACTCAGAGAGAGCATTGGGCTTAGGGCCAGGTTTGTCTCTCACGACATTGGCATTTATTTTATTGCTATTTAGCCTTTGGCAAGGCTGGTTGATAGTAAAGACTGGTAGAGCTTTAGGCAGCGAGGCGCGCCCAAGTAGAGGTGAAACAAGTCGCTTACTAAAGAGAGGCTTGATTGTCGATTTAGTAGGATTGGTTTTTTCGTCAGTCGGATATCAATCTTTAGCAGGAGCTTTGTTCGTGCAGGCTTCAATGCAAGCTCCTGGAATTTCCATTGGAACAGGTATGAGAGCAATGGAAAACTATCCAATTACTTCTCTAGAAATGCTTTCTGTCTTGAGTAATACCCAGGTTTTGTTTGCCCATTTGATTGGGCTGATTTTTTCTTTATGGTTATTGCAAAGGATTTTCAGGAAAAACTAA
- the surE gene encoding 5'/3'-nucleotidase SurE, translating to MKPLKILISNDDGVFAEGIRTLATSAASRGHKVTVVCPDQERSATGHGLTLHSPIRAEKADELFGGGIKAWGCSGTPADCVKLALNELLDQKPDLILSGINHGPNLGTDIFCSGTVAAALEGTLDGIPSIAVSVASFQWKNFSFAGKLSLDIAEKAIQQNWPKNLLLNLNIPPCEEKEMGDLVWTRLSIRQYEEQFIRRVDPRGNTYFWMAGEAVKDLQSAGEGPKGWPSDVSQIALCSPSLTPIQPDLFWRGNLDDLPNLI from the coding sequence ATGAAACCATTGAAAATTTTAATCAGTAATGATGATGGTGTTTTTGCAGAAGGGATAAGAACACTTGCCACATCTGCAGCGAGCAGAGGACATAAAGTTACTGTTGTTTGTCCAGATCAAGAAAGATCCGCAACTGGTCATGGATTAACTTTACATTCGCCCATACGCGCTGAAAAGGCAGACGAATTATTTGGGGGAGGTATTAAAGCTTGGGGATGTAGTGGAACCCCTGCTGATTGCGTAAAACTCGCACTTAATGAACTTCTTGATCAAAAGCCAGACTTAATTCTTTCTGGAATTAATCATGGGCCTAATCTTGGTACGGATATTTTTTGCTCAGGGACTGTTGCTGCTGCACTTGAGGGGACCTTAGATGGGATTCCATCTATTGCGGTGAGCGTTGCAAGTTTTCAATGGAAAAATTTTAGTTTCGCTGGGAAACTTTCCTTAGATATTGCAGAGAAAGCAATTCAACAAAATTGGCCCAAGAACTTACTCCTAAATTTAAATATTCCCCCTTGTGAAGAAAAAGAAATGGGTGATTTGGTTTGGACAAGACTTTCAATCAGACAATACGAAGAACAATTCATTCGAAGAGTCGATCCAAGAGGTAATACCTATTTTTGGATGGCTGGGGAAGCAGTAAAAGATCTTCAATCTGCAGGAGAAGGGCCTAAGGGATGGCCAAGTGATGTCTCTCAAATAGCTTTATGCTCTCCCTCACTAACTCCAATTCAACCTGATCTTTTTTGGAGAGGAAATTTAGATGATTTGCCAAACTTAATATAA